The following nucleotide sequence is from Gordonia jinghuaiqii.
GATTATCAGCCGACGCGAGTCAATCGTCCAGATCGCTTTGTACCCCGCCTGGACCTCTGTTACGTTGCTCAAAGCGTCGGCCGCCCTCCCCGGAGAATCGCTCCAGGTTCCTGGTCCAGACCAAGGTCCCCAGTTCGTCATCAGTGTTGTACACAGGTGTGGATAACTCTGTGGAGAGACTGATGCGACAGCACAGATGCCACCGTCCTCGTCAACGCTGGTAGTTTTCCGGACCAGGAGGCCAGCCCCGTGACATCAGACCGCGACACATTCGGTGAGGTGTGGAAACAGGTCGTCGGTGAACTCAACGACGACGAAGCCGCACGCGACCACGAACCACTCACACGCCAGCAAAAAGCTTGGCTGTCGTTGGTTCGTCCACTCACTCTCACCGAGGGATTCGCCCTGCTGACCGTGCCCACCGCGCTGGTCCAGGAGCAGATCGAACGCAATCTCCGCGAGACCATCCGATCGGTGCTGAGCCGTCATCTCGACGAGCCGGTCGATCTCGGTGTCCGCATCGCGACGCCCCGCAACGACGAAGCGGTCGGCGACACGTCGGCGTCCGATCCCCGCGTCGTCAACGGCACCGCATCGATCGCAGGCGGGTCCAATTACCCGGCCGCGCCGGTCGGCGCAGGATTCGCACCGGCAGCTCCGGCTCCCGAGGCTCAGCGTCCATCCGGGGACTGGGCGTCCTACTTCGCCGAGCGGCCGACCACCACGCCGCCGGCCACGGGCGCAAATCTCAACCCCAAGTACACCTTTGACACTTTCGTCATCGGTGCGTCGAACCGTTTCGCGCATGCATCGGCGGTCGCGGTGGCCGAGGCACCGGCACGCGCCTACAACCCGCTGTTCATCTGGGGTGAATCCGGACTGGGCAAGACCCACCTGTTGCACGCGGCGGGCCACTACGCGCAGCGTCTCTTCCCGGGGATGCGCGTGAAGTACGTCTCGACCGAAGAGTTCACCAACGACTTCATCAACTCACTGCGCGACGACCGTCGGGTCGCCTTCAAACGCCGTTACCGCGATGTGGACGTACTGCTCGTCGACGACATCCAGTTCCTCGTCGGCAAAGAAGGTATCCAGGAAGAGTTCTTCCACACCTTCAACACCCTGCACAATGCGAGCAAGCAGATCGTCATCTCCTCGGATCGGCCGCCCAAACAGCTTGCAACACTTGAAGATCGGCTCCGGACTCGCTTCGAGTGGGGCCTGATCACCGATGTTCAGCCGCCCGACCTGGAAACCCGCATCGCCATCCTGCGCAAGAAGGCGCAGATGGACAACATCGCGGTGCCCGACGACGTGCTCGAGTTGATCGCGTCGAAGATCGAGCGCAACATCCGTGAGCTCGAAGGTGCGTTGATCCGGGTGACCGCCTTCGCCTCGCTCAACGACGCCGCTCTCGACAAGTCGCTGGCCGACGTCGTCCTGCAGGCGCTGCTGCCGAACTCGGGCACGCTCGAGGTCAGTGCCGCCAGCATCCTGGCCATCACCGCCGAGTACTTCGACATCTCCATCGAGGAGCTGTGTGGCCCCGGCAAGACCCGCTCGATCGCGCAGGCACGTCAGATCTCGATGTACCTGTGTCGCGAGCTCACCGATCTGTCGCTTCCCAAGATCGGCGAGACGTTCGACCGTGACCACACCACGGTCATGTACGCCGAACGCAAGATCCGCAAGGAGATGGCCGAGCGTCGTCGTGTGTACGACCACGTCCAGGAGCTGACCGCGCGCATCAAACAACGCGCCGTCGGCTGAACCCGGGACTCCTGTAGCGCGCCCGGCGTCCCACTCCGTCGCTTCTTCCATATCTCCCGACACCGCACCTCCCGAGCCCACGCTCGGGAGGTGCGGTCGTCGTCGGGGCACCCCTCGGCCCTCTCCGGGCGCGCTCGTCGCCCCCTGGGGTTCCGCCCTACACGTGGGGTCCGGCGCCTGTCGCCGGGCGCCATTAAGGGCACAGGGAGTGCAGGACGACCGCGCGTCGATGTGGGGCCGGCAG
It contains:
- the dnaA gene encoding chromosomal replication initiator protein DnaA; amino-acid sequence: MTSDRDTFGEVWKQVVGELNDDEAARDHEPLTRQQKAWLSLVRPLTLTEGFALLTVPTALVQEQIERNLRETIRSVLSRHLDEPVDLGVRIATPRNDEAVGDTSASDPRVVNGTASIAGGSNYPAAPVGAGFAPAAPAPEAQRPSGDWASYFAERPTTTPPATGANLNPKYTFDTFVIGASNRFAHASAVAVAEAPARAYNPLFIWGESGLGKTHLLHAAGHYAQRLFPGMRVKYVSTEEFTNDFINSLRDDRRVAFKRRYRDVDVLLVDDIQFLVGKEGIQEEFFHTFNTLHNASKQIVISSDRPPKQLATLEDRLRTRFEWGLITDVQPPDLETRIAILRKKAQMDNIAVPDDVLELIASKIERNIRELEGALIRVTAFASLNDAALDKSLADVVLQALLPNSGTLEVSAASILAITAEYFDISIEELCGPGKTRSIAQARQISMYLCRELTDLSLPKIGETFDRDHTTVMYAERKIRKEMAERRRVYDHVQELTARIKQRAVG